In Falsibacillus pallidus, the genomic window CAGCTGCATATAAAACATGAAGATGATGAATAATTTAAGTAAGCTCGTCGGAATCTAAAGACGTAGCTATTTGTTAAGGAGGAAAACAATATGAGTGGAATTCAACGTATTGCACTTGTTCTTACCATTATCGGCGCCATCAACTGGGGTCTAATTGGGTTCTTCCAATTCGACTTGGTCGCAGCTATATTCGGTGGACAAGGAGCTGCACTTTCCCGCATCATCTATGG contains:
- a CDS encoding DUF378 domain-containing protein codes for the protein MSGIQRIALVLTIIGAINWGLIGFFQFDLVAAIFGGQGAALSRIIYGLVGIAGLINLGLLFKPSEELERDPEPRATR